A single window of Eucalyptus grandis isolate ANBG69807.140 chromosome 1, ASM1654582v1, whole genome shotgun sequence DNA harbors:
- the LOC104436363 gene encoding soluble inorganic pyrophosphatase 4: MELTDTEMAPPIETPQKVYENSHSSHPPLNERILSSMTRRSVAAHPWHDLEIGPGAPTVFNCVIEISKGSKVKYELDKKTGLIKVDRVLYSSVVYPHNYGFIPRTLCEDNDPLDVLIIMQEPVLPGCFLRAKAIGLMPMIDQGEKDDKIIAVCADDPEYRHYNDIKDLPPHRLAEIRRFFEDYKKNENKEVAVNDFLPASDAFEAIQHSMNLYADYIVESLRR; encoded by the exons ATGGAGTTGACTGACACAG AAATGGCTCCTCCTATTGAGACCCCACAGAAAGTTTATGAAAACAGTCATTCGTCCCATCCACCTCTTAATGAAAGGATTCTCTCATCAATGACTAGGAGGTCTGTTGCTGCGCACCCTTGGCATGACCTCGAGATAG GACCTGGAGCTCCAACGGTTTTCAACTGT GTGATTGAAATTAGTAAAGGGAGCAAGGTCAAGTATGAACTTGACAAGAAAACTGGACTGATCAAG GTCGACCGTGTCCTATATTCTTCAGTTGTGTACCCCCACAACTATGGTTTCATCCCTCGAACTCTCTGTGAGGATAATGACCCTCTGGATGTCTTGATCATCATGCAG GAACCTGTTCTTCCTGGATGCTTTCTTAGGGCTAAAGCTATTGGGCTCATGCCTATGATTGATCAG GGTGAGAAAGATGACAAGATAATTGCTGTTTGCGCTGATGATCCTGAATATCGACATTACAATGATATTAAGGATCTCCCACCCCATCGTTTGGCTGAAATTCGTCGTTTCTTTGAAGATT acaagaaaaatgagaacaaGGAAGTTGCAGTTAATGATTTCCTGCCTGCCTCTGATGCCTTTGAAGCAATTCAGCACTCCAT GAACCTGTATGCGGACTACATTgtggagagcttgaggagatAG